The following are encoded together in the Mixophyes fleayi isolate aMixFle1 unplaced genomic scaffold, aMixFle1.hap1 Scaffold_3560, whole genome shotgun sequence genome:
- the LOC142132163 gene encoding rho GTPase-activating protein 21-A-like — protein sequence RYNDFIEANRREDPMERLRTLKSLILDLPDHHFETLKFLCTHLKTVADNAEKNKMEPRNLAIVFGPTLVRTSEDNMTHMVTHMPDQYKIVETLIQCHDWFFCEESADELIEESTVESQPVPNIDHLLPNIGRTGLSPGDVSDSATSDSSKSKGSWGSGKDQYSRELLVASIFAAASRRKKQKEKPQLSSSEDELDNVFYKKDQTAVEIRKSESSKSSSSVAAQVPPKPKARTLKNADGKPREDSAPPDDPPPCPPKHTTYPNLRLILPSDQEQAPPSQDIMSDSQTVLCTSSQTFTHRPNPTIIISPETKGSDFLSVDGSSIASDYSTTSSYMVGLEPNQISHEVQSVADSKDGSASCTEDSTTPRMDRRRFSSHKLIECDTLSRKKSTRQKTDSECSTEGKSEKPTASSSVAEVIKKETPSANLDLSVKNESEKQELGWRLKITDRLKLRMKASADDMFGTGSEKEHAAENKKKKNIRRRHTLGGQRDFAEISFLNSWKIHEPAQGGKEAELSAMDRLKPKCPSQDLSISEWLARERLRTSTSELNTEELILENTKLTDSLTPNSRTSLSSPDNLATPSDRTENLSHVTTPLQSAETLNGESYQSKNKNNFSPAVDAHPHKLSGTRVVKSRFYQYL from the exons ATTCTTGATTTACCAGATCATCACTTTGAAACTCTCAAATTTCTTTGTACCCATCTGAAGACTGTGGCAGATAACGCAGAGAAAAACAAG ATGGAACCGAGAAACTTGGCTATTGTTTTTGGCCCGACTTTGGTCCGAACATCAGAAGACAACATGACGCACATGGTCACCCACATGCCCGACCAATACAAAATAGTGGAAACACTTATTCAATGT CATGACTGGTTTttctgtgaagaaagtgcagatgAGCTAATT GAGGAAAGCACAGTAGAGTCTCAGCCTGTGCCAAACATAGATCATTTACTCCCCAACATTGGAAGGACCGGATTATCCCCTGGAGACGTATCAG ATTCCGCTACTAGTGACTCCTCAAAATCTAAG GGTTCTTGGGGATCTGGAAAAGATCAGTATAGCAGAGAGTTGCTAGTGGCCTCTATCTTTGCTGCTGCCAGTCGACGTAAGAAACAGAAAGAGAAGCCCCAGCTGAGCAGTTCGGAGGATGAGCTGGACAACGTATTTTACAAAAAGGATCAGACTGCTGTGGAAATTCGAAAGTCGGAGAGTAGCAAATCGTCATCTTCTGTAGCTGCACAAGTGCCTCCAAAACCCAAAGCACGGACGCTAAAGAATGCGGATGGTAAACCGAGAGAGGACAGTGCACCTCCTGATGACCCACCTCCTTGTCCTCCAAAACACACTACATATCCCAATCTGAGACTGATTCTGCCGTCTGATCAGGAACAAGCGCCCCCCTCCCAGGATATCATGTCTGATTCACAAACTGTACTTTGCACTTCATCCCAGACCTTCACGCACAGACCAAACCCGACCATTATCATCAGCCCGGAGACAAAAGGCAGCGACTTTCTGTCCGTAGACGGGAGCTCCATCGCCTCCGACTACTCCACAACATCGTCATACATGGTTGGGCTGGAACCAAACCAGATAAGTCATGAGGTTCAGTCTGTGGCAGACAGCAAAG ACGGAAGTGCCAGCTGCACAGAGGACAGCACGACTCCCCGGATGGACAGGCGCCGGTTCAGCTCTCACAAACTTATAGAATGTGACACTTTATCAAGAAAAAAGTCTACACGACAAAAAACAGACAGTGAATGTTCAACCGAAGGCAAGAGTGAGAAACCCACCGCATCATCTAGTGTTGCTGAGGTCATCAAGAAAGAAACGCCATCCGCCAACTTGGACTTGTCCGTAAAAAATGAATCGGAAAAGCAGGAACTTGGCTGGAGGCTTAAAATAACCGATAGGCTCAAACTGCGTATGAAAGCATCTGCGGATGACATGTTTGGAACCGGAAGTGAAAAGGAACATGCCGCCGaaaacaaaaagaagaagaatATTAGGAGGAGGCACACGCTGGGAGGACAGAGAGACTTTGCTGAAATAAGCTTTTTAAATTCTTGGAAAATCCATGAACCTGCACAGGGAGGTAAAGAGGCTGAACTTTCTGCCATGGATCGATTAAAGCCAAAGTGTCCATCGCAAGACCTTTCAATCTCCGAGTGGCTTGCACGAGAACGTTTACGCACTAGCACATCTGAGCTCAATACGGAGGAGCTGATTTTAGAGAACACTAAATTAACAGACTCATTGACGCCAAATTCTCGTACATCTCTTTCATCGCCAGACAACTTGGCCACCCCCAGCGACAGAACTGAAAACCTATCCCACGTGACGACACCTCTACAATCGGCTGAAACGTTAAATGGAGAGAGCTACCAGAGTAAAAACAAGAATAACTTTAGTCCTGCTGTTGATGCCCATCCCCATAAACTTTCTGGTACTCGGGTGGTCAAATCCCGATTCTACCAGTACCTTTAA